One genomic segment of Scylla paramamosain isolate STU-SP2022 chromosome 9, ASM3559412v1, whole genome shotgun sequence includes these proteins:
- the LOC135103896 gene encoding larval cuticle protein A2B-like — MSLKVALFIVASVVVASVADQIPIYHEPQYGPPAPSYHVPVEEYPDVPPQYKYNYGVSDGYSGANFGHSESRDGYKTEGSYSVDLPDGRKQIVTYVDNGDGLEAQVTYEGEAQYPDHSQPAYPAPPPEPVYAPEPVYVPEPSYPAPPPPPPAYPA, encoded by the exons GTCGCTCTCTTTATCGTCGCCAGCGTAGTCGTGGCCTCCGTGGCTGACCAAATACCTATCTACCACGAGCCCCAGTACGGTCCCCCAGCCCCCAGCTACCACGTCCCTGTTGAGGAGTACCCTGAT GTGCCTCCTCAGTACAAATACAACTACGGTGTGTCCGATGGGTACTCCGGCGCCAACTTCGGCCACTCCGAGAGCCGCGATGGCTACAAGACCGAGGGCAGCTACAGCGTGGACCTCCCCGACGGCCGCAAGCAGATCGTCACCTACGTGGACAACGGCGACGGTCTGGAGGCCCAAGTGACGTACGAAGGTGAGGCGCAGTATCCCGACCACTCCCAGCCAGCCTACCCTGCCCCGCCCCCAGAGCCCGTCTACGCTCCTGAGCCAGTTTACGTCCCCGAGCCCTCCTACCCCGCCCCACCCCCGCCACCTCCCGCCTATCCTGCCTAA